The following are encoded together in the Tatumella ptyseos genome:
- the asnB gene encoding asparagine synthase B, with the protein MCSIFGVLDLQTETTELRKKALALSGLMRHRGPDWSGIFADDHAILAHERLSIVDVNNGAQPLYNADRTHVLAVNGEIYNHHSLRSALQDKYAFQTGSDCEVILALYQEKGLDFLDDLQGMFAFILYDTVKQSWLIGRDHIGIIPLYYGHDEHGNLFVASEMKALVPVCRTINEFPPGSYMSSEDHQIHRYYQRDWMEYDNVADAVTDKAALKDALEESVKSHLMSDVPYGVLLSGGLDSSIISAITKRFAAKRVEDADQSDAWWPQLHSFAVGLKGAPDLKAAKEVADALGTVHHEINFTVQEGLDAIKDVIYHIETYDVTTIRASTPMYLMSRKIKAMGIKMVLSGEGADEIFGGYLYFHKAPNAKEFHEENVRKLAALHMYDCARANKAMSAWGVEARVPFLDKQFLDVAMRINPADKMCGQNGKMEKHILRECFSSYLPESVAWRQKEQFSDGVGYSWIDSLKEVAAQQVTDQQLATASYRFPYNTPVSKEAYLYRDIFESLFPVASAAECVPGGPSVACSSAKAIEWDEAFKTMDDPSGRAVGVHQSAY; encoded by the coding sequence ATGTGTTCGATTTTTGGTGTACTGGATTTACAAACAGAGACAACTGAATTACGTAAGAAAGCGTTAGCGCTTTCAGGATTAATGCGTCATCGTGGACCGGACTGGTCAGGCATTTTTGCTGACGACCATGCTATTCTAGCGCATGAACGCCTCTCGATTGTCGATGTAAATAATGGTGCCCAACCTCTCTATAACGCTGATCGAACGCATGTCTTAGCCGTTAACGGTGAAATTTATAACCATCATAGCTTACGCAGTGCGTTACAAGACAAATACGCGTTTCAAACGGGTTCTGACTGTGAAGTCATTTTGGCGCTCTACCAAGAAAAAGGCTTAGATTTCTTGGATGACCTGCAAGGTATGTTTGCGTTCATCCTTTACGATACGGTCAAACAAAGCTGGCTGATTGGACGTGACCATATCGGGATTATTCCTCTGTATTATGGCCATGATGAACACGGTAACCTCTTTGTCGCTTCGGAAATGAAGGCCTTAGTGCCAGTCTGTCGGACTATCAACGAATTCCCTCCTGGCAGCTACATGAGTAGTGAAGATCATCAGATTCATCGTTACTATCAACGTGACTGGATGGAGTACGACAATGTCGCTGACGCTGTGACTGATAAAGCTGCACTGAAAGATGCTTTGGAAGAGTCGGTAAAAAGTCACCTGATGTCTGATGTGCCTTATGGAGTGTTACTCTCTGGTGGGTTGGACTCATCAATCATTTCCGCTATTACTAAGCGCTTCGCCGCTAAGCGCGTGGAAGATGCTGATCAAAGCGATGCATGGTGGCCACAACTGCACTCTTTCGCCGTAGGATTAAAAGGTGCGCCAGATCTTAAAGCCGCGAAAGAAGTCGCCGATGCCTTAGGTACCGTCCACCATGAGATTAACTTCACCGTACAAGAAGGCCTTGATGCCATCAAAGATGTGATTTATCACATCGAAACCTACGATGTGACAACGATTCGCGCCTCAACCCCAATGTATTTGATGTCTCGTAAAATCAAAGCAATGGGGATTAAAATGGTACTTTCCGGCGAAGGGGCTGACGAGATTTTTGGGGGTTACCTCTATTTCCACAAAGCGCCTAACGCTAAAGAGTTCCATGAAGAGAACGTACGCAAACTTGCAGCACTGCATATGTATGACTGCGCACGCGCTAACAAAGCGATGTCAGCGTGGGGGGTCGAAGCACGCGTACCTTTCTTAGATAAGCAGTTTTTAGATGTGGCAATGCGTATCAACCCTGCAGATAAGATGTGTGGCCAAAACGGCAAAATGGAAAAACACATTTTGCGTGAATGCTTTAGTAGCTACTTGCCAGAGAGCGTTGCATGGCGTCAGAAAGAGCAATTCTCTGATGGTGTCGGCTATAGCTGGATCGATTCTCTAAAAGAGGTCGCCGCCCAGCAAGTGACGGATCAGCAATTGGCGACAGCTAGCTACCGTTTCCCTTACAACACCCCAGTGTCGAAAGAAGCGTATCTTTACCGCGACATTTTTGAATCACTCTTCCCTGTGGCGAGTGCGGCAGAATGTGTGCCTGGCGGCCCTTCTGTTGCCTGTTCTTCTGCAAAAGCCATCGAATGGGACGAAGCATTTAAAACAATGGATGACCCATCAGGGCGTGCAGTGGGTGTTCACCAATCCGCTTACTAA
- a CDS encoding HAD-IIA family hydrolase: MTLKNVICDIDGVLMYDNKAVEGAGAFLHRLIDNDVPVVLLTNYPSQTAQDLANRFHSAGIEVPASLFYTSAMATADFLSQQPGKKAYVIGEGALVHELYKAGFTITDVNPDFVIVGETRSYNWEMMHKAAYFVANGARFIATNPDTHAKGFVPGCGALCAGIEKISGRSPFYVGKPSPYIIRAALNRIHAHSEETIIIGDNLRTDILAGFQAGLKTALVLSGVSQQQDVENVPFRPDWIFPSVASIDLAELN, encoded by the coding sequence ATGACACTTAAAAATGTGATTTGTGATATTGATGGCGTACTGATGTACGATAATAAAGCAGTTGAAGGGGCTGGGGCTTTTTTGCACCGCTTGATTGATAACGACGTCCCTGTAGTATTACTGACTAACTATCCTTCCCAGACCGCACAAGATCTTGCTAATCGCTTTCACTCTGCGGGAATTGAAGTTCCAGCCTCCCTGTTTTATACCTCCGCCATGGCTACAGCCGATTTCCTCAGCCAACAACCCGGTAAAAAAGCCTATGTTATCGGTGAAGGTGCACTGGTTCATGAACTGTATAAAGCGGGTTTTACCATCACTGATGTTAATCCTGATTTCGTGATCGTCGGTGAAACTCGTTCCTATAATTGGGAAATGATGCACAAAGCCGCTTATTTCGTTGCTAACGGCGCTCGCTTTATTGCGACGAATCCTGATACACATGCCAAAGGATTCGTTCCAGGCTGTGGAGCGCTATGTGCTGGTATCGAAAAAATTTCAGGGCGTTCACCATTCTATGTCGGTAAACCTAGCCCTTATATTATCCGTGCGGCGTTGAATCGCATTCATGCGCATTCCGAAGAAACTATCATTATTGGTGATAATTTACGCACCGATATTCTCGCGGGCTTCCAAGCAGGTTTGAAAACTGCACTGGTACTTTCCGGTGTCTCACAACAGCAAGACGTTGAAAATGTCCCCTTCCGTCCTGATTGGATTTTTCCTTCGGTCGCCAGTATTGATCTCGCCGAGCTAAATTAA
- the nagC gene encoding DNA-binding transcriptional regulator NagC, with protein MPNSGAAQIGNVDLVKQLNGAAVYGLIDQHGPISRIQVAELSQLAPASVTKITRQLLERGLIKEVEQQASTGGRRAISIVTETRPFHTVAIRLGRKDATIALFDLGSNILVEQSYPLEAETQEVLQQQLFAIIERFIADNKSIIRELIAISVILPGLVDPENGKVRYMPHIVVDQWPLVEALQKTFTLASFVGHDIRSLALAEYYFGAGSDCSDSLLVRIHRGAGAGVIINENIFVGRNGNAVEIGHIQVDPLGEQCACGHFGCLETVVSNPAIERKVKQLLQTGHKSHLTVENCTIHDICRAANLGDPLATEVLKHAALTLGKVIASTINLFNPQKVIIAGEITAADAILFPIIQRCIDTQTLNAFGENLPVVSSQLGNRSAIGAFALVKRAMLNGKLLQHLLDDGGKIPS; from the coding sequence ATGCCTAACAGCGGTGCTGCACAAATTGGTAATGTTGACCTGGTCAAGCAACTCAACGGCGCGGCAGTTTACGGCCTCATTGATCAGCATGGGCCGATTTCCCGTATTCAAGTCGCGGAGTTAAGCCAATTGGCGCCCGCTAGTGTGACCAAAATCACCCGCCAATTATTGGAACGTGGCCTTATCAAAGAGGTAGAACAGCAAGCCTCTACCGGAGGAAGACGGGCCATATCTATTGTTACAGAGACACGCCCTTTTCATACCGTAGCCATCAGATTAGGGCGAAAAGATGCGACCATTGCCCTATTTGATCTTGGAAGTAACATCCTCGTTGAACAGAGTTATCCTCTAGAGGCAGAGACTCAAGAAGTATTACAGCAGCAACTGTTCGCCATTATTGAGCGATTTATCGCTGACAATAAAAGTATTATTCGTGAATTAATTGCCATATCAGTGATTTTACCGGGGTTGGTTGACCCTGAAAATGGTAAAGTTCGCTACATGCCTCATATCGTGGTCGACCAGTGGCCGTTGGTCGAAGCCCTGCAAAAAACCTTTACGTTAGCGAGTTTTGTCGGACACGATATTCGTAGTCTTGCCCTTGCTGAATACTATTTCGGCGCAGGTAGCGATTGTTCAGATTCATTATTGGTGCGAATTCATCGCGGGGCTGGTGCCGGCGTAATCATTAACGAAAATATTTTTGTGGGCCGTAATGGTAATGCCGTCGAAATTGGTCATATACAGGTTGACCCACTTGGTGAACAATGCGCTTGTGGCCACTTCGGTTGTTTAGAAACGGTCGTCTCGAATCCTGCTATTGAGAGAAAGGTTAAACAACTTCTGCAAACTGGGCATAAAAGCCATCTCACCGTAGAAAACTGTACCATCCACGATATCTGTCGCGCCGCCAACCTTGGCGACCCACTGGCGACAGAAGTACTTAAACATGCTGCACTCACCCTCGGTAAAGTCATTGCCTCCACAATTAATCTCTTTAATCCCCAAAAAGTGATTATCGCGGGGGAGATCACTGCCGCAGATGCTATTCTTTTTCCTATCATACAACGCTGTATCGATACCCAGACACTTAATGCTTTTGGCGAAAATTTACCCGTCGTCAGCTCCCAACTCGGTAATCGTTCTGCAATCGGCGCTTTTGCATTGGTAAAGCGTGCTATGTTAAACGGTAAACTACTCCAGCATCTTTTGGATGATGGGGGGAAAATCCCTAGCTAG
- the nagA gene encoding N-acetylglucosamine-6-phosphate deacetylase has translation MYALTEGRIFSGSQIFDNHALVIDGEKIAGIYPITDLDSTIERRSVAGALIAPGFIDLQLNGCGGVQFSEQLSALSIDTLSQMQRTNEASGCTSFLPTLITSSDEMMKQAVETLHCWLSRHPNQALGLHLEGPWLNKEKKGTHDAALIRSPTPELVNYLCENAAAISKITLAPECVPHSVIKQLVAAGIIVAIGHSNATYEQAMAGFDAGITFATHLYNAMPLPAGRAPGVIGAVFDSPSVYCGMIADGHHVHYASLRTAQKLKQAQAILVTDATAPAGSTIDHFTFAGKTIYYKDGLCVDDQGTLSGSALTMIEAVKNSVQYLGVPLDEALRMASLYPARAINVDHTLGSLQAGKIANIVVFTSGFEVVKTIVNGETVYQR, from the coding sequence ATGTATGCACTAACCGAGGGTCGTATCTTCAGCGGCTCGCAAATATTTGATAATCATGCGCTGGTGATTGATGGAGAGAAGATTGCCGGAATTTACCCGATAACCGATCTTGATTCGACGATTGAGCGCCGCTCGGTGGCTGGCGCGCTAATTGCGCCAGGATTTATCGATCTTCAACTGAATGGTTGTGGTGGCGTGCAGTTTAGTGAGCAACTGAGTGCATTAAGTATTGACACGTTAAGCCAGATGCAGCGCACTAACGAAGCCTCAGGTTGCACTAGCTTTTTACCCACGCTTATCACCAGCAGTGATGAAATGATGAAGCAAGCCGTGGAAACTCTGCATTGCTGGCTTTCTCGCCATCCCAATCAAGCTCTAGGCTTACATTTAGAGGGACCTTGGTTAAATAAAGAGAAAAAAGGCACACATGATGCGGCGTTAATTCGTTCCCCCACCCCAGAATTGGTGAACTATCTGTGTGAGAATGCAGCAGCGATTAGTAAAATTACCCTTGCTCCAGAATGTGTCCCTCATTCAGTAATTAAACAACTCGTCGCCGCCGGTATTATTGTCGCTATCGGTCATTCAAACGCGACTTATGAACAAGCGATGGCGGGATTTGATGCGGGAATTACTTTTGCTACGCATTTATATAATGCGATGCCCCTCCCCGCGGGTAGGGCGCCCGGAGTGATAGGCGCAGTATTCGACTCCCCGTCAGTGTACTGTGGTATGATTGCCGACGGTCATCATGTGCATTACGCCAGTCTACGTACTGCACAGAAACTTAAACAAGCACAGGCAATTCTAGTCACCGATGCAACGGCACCTGCTGGATCGACTATTGACCATTTCACCTTTGCAGGTAAGACCATTTATTATAAAGATGGTTTGTGTGTGGATGACCAAGGTACATTAAGTGGTTCGGCTCTCACTATGATTGAGGCGGTTAAAAATAGCGTCCAGTATCTTGGCGTTCCCCTTGATGAGGCATTAAGAATGGCAAGCCTCTACCCCGCAAGAGCGATTAACGTTGATCACACATTAGGGTCGCTACAGGCGGGTAAAATAGCCAATATCGTTGTTTTTACATCCGGTTTTGAAGTAGTTAAAACCATCGTCAATGGTGAGACAGTTTATCAAAGGTAA
- the nagB gene encoding glucosamine-6-phosphate deaminase, whose protein sequence is MRLIPLAYAEQVGQWAAHHIVKRINAFQPTAGTPFVLGLPTGGTPLQTYKALIALYQAGKVSFEHVVTFNMDEYVGLPQEHPESYHSFMHKNFFDHINIRKENINLLDGNAEDVEAECQRYEQKIQSYGKIHLFMGGVGNDGHIAFNEPASSLASRTRIKTLTHETRLANSRFFNNDINAVPKHALTVGVGTLLDAQEVMILVTGSAKALALQAAVEGNVNHMWTISCLQLHPKSLIICDKSATMELKVKTVDYFQEMEADNIKNV, encoded by the coding sequence ATGCGATTGATTCCACTCGCTTATGCGGAACAAGTTGGCCAATGGGCTGCGCATCATATCGTCAAACGTATTAATGCTTTTCAACCCACCGCCGGGACGCCCTTTGTCTTAGGATTACCGACAGGGGGCACTCCACTACAGACCTATAAAGCGTTAATCGCACTCTACCAAGCAGGAAAGGTAAGCTTTGAGCACGTGGTCACGTTCAATATGGACGAATATGTAGGATTACCACAAGAACATCCTGAAAGTTATCATAGTTTTATGCATAAAAACTTCTTTGATCACATCAATATTCGAAAAGAGAATATTAACTTACTCGATGGCAATGCAGAGGATGTCGAAGCAGAGTGTCAGCGGTATGAACAAAAGATCCAATCTTACGGTAAAATCCACCTTTTTATGGGGGGAGTCGGTAATGACGGTCATATTGCTTTTAATGAACCCGCTTCATCACTCGCTTCGCGCACAAGGATTAAAACCTTGACCCATGAAACGCGACTCGCTAACTCTCGATTTTTTAATAACGATATTAATGCCGTACCTAAGCATGCGCTAACCGTTGGCGTCGGAACGTTACTTGACGCACAAGAAGTGATGATTTTGGTGACAGGCAGTGCCAAGGCCCTTGCCCTGCAAGCGGCTGTAGAAGGTAATGTTAACCATATGTGGACCATCAGCTGTTTACAGCTCCATCCTAAATCACTGATTATATGTGATAAATCTGCAACAATGGAGCTTAAAGTCAAGACGGTAGATTACTTCCAAGAGATGGAAGCCGATAATATCAAAAATGTTTAG
- the nagE gene encoding N-acetylglucosamine-specific PTS transporter subunit IIBC, which produces MVPVATLPAAAILMGIGYWIEQSSSHPNNAIAALLTTSGMAILDNMPALFAIGIAYGMSKDKDGAAALTGFIGFLVVTNLCAPNAVSLIQQIPVDQVPLAFQKIKNPFIGILVGICSAEVYNRYSHVELPKALSFFSGRRLVPILVSFLMIVVAFILMYIWPLVFNALVEFGIHIQKMGALGAGIYAFFNRILIAVGLHHALNAVFWFDVAGINDIPNFLGGAKSIAQGTGVVGITGRYQAGFFPVMMFGLPGAALAIWQCARPENRAKVGSIMLAAAFAAFFTGITEPLEFSFMFVAPVLFVIHAVLTGISVFIAASMHWISGFGFSAGLVDMILSSRNPLATHWYMLIPQGLAFFVIYYVVFRFTILKFDLKTPGRETEADMGEMEGGEESISQGEEGESRNESLARRYIAAVGGSSNLTNIDACITRLRLSVVDTDKVNDALAKKLGASGVLHLNKQSVQIVVGTQAEAIADAMKAVSKKGPIGAVLPTQTVSSKVEEVVVPEMTINSQLPALATLVAPVSGEIVMLEQVPDAAFSSKAVGDGVAINPTDELVVAPLSGTIVKIFATNHAFCLESEEGIEIIVHMGIDTVALKGKGFERLVEEGAEVVQGQPILKMDLAFLTEHAPSMISPIVVSNSEDYAHLTLKAEKQVVAGQTPLLAITK; this is translated from the coding sequence ATGGTGCCAGTGGCGACCTTACCCGCAGCGGCAATACTAATGGGGATTGGTTATTGGATTGAACAAAGTAGTAGTCATCCCAATAATGCTATCGCTGCGCTACTCACCACATCGGGTATGGCCATTCTTGATAATATGCCAGCGCTTTTCGCAATAGGGATTGCTTATGGGATGTCCAAGGATAAAGACGGGGCGGCGGCACTGACCGGTTTTATCGGTTTTCTCGTCGTAACAAACTTATGTGCCCCGAACGCCGTGAGCTTAATCCAGCAAATACCAGTAGACCAAGTCCCCTTAGCTTTCCAGAAAATTAAAAATCCGTTTATCGGTATTCTAGTCGGTATTTGCTCAGCCGAGGTTTACAACCGTTACAGCCATGTAGAACTCCCTAAGGCACTTTCATTTTTTAGTGGTCGTCGTTTAGTACCGATCTTAGTGTCATTCTTAATGATCGTGGTGGCCTTCATTTTAATGTATATCTGGCCGTTAGTATTCAATGCCTTAGTCGAATTTGGTATTCACATCCAGAAAATGGGTGCACTCGGGGCGGGGATTTATGCCTTTTTTAACCGTATCTTAATTGCGGTAGGCCTCCATCACGCACTGAATGCCGTATTCTGGTTTGATGTTGCAGGCATAAATGATATTCCTAACTTCTTGGGAGGAGCGAAATCTATCGCTCAAGGAACCGGAGTTGTTGGGATAACGGGTCGTTACCAAGCAGGATTCTTCCCCGTAATGATGTTTGGCTTACCGGGCGCTGCCTTAGCGATTTGGCAATGTGCCCGCCCTGAAAACCGCGCCAAAGTAGGTAGTATAATGCTTGCTGCTGCATTTGCTGCGTTCTTCACAGGTATTACCGAACCGCTTGAATTTTCATTCATGTTCGTTGCGCCCGTTTTATTTGTTATTCACGCCGTCTTAACGGGGATCTCGGTCTTTATCGCGGCGTCAATGCATTGGATTTCTGGCTTCGGTTTTAGTGCGGGGTTAGTCGATATGATTCTCTCTTCTCGTAACCCGCTGGCTACCCATTGGTATATGCTGATTCCGCAAGGCTTGGCTTTCTTCGTTATCTACTACGTGGTATTCCGCTTCACTATCCTTAAGTTTGATCTTAAAACGCCGGGGCGAGAAACCGAAGCAGACATGGGTGAAATGGAAGGGGGTGAGGAGAGTATTAGCCAAGGCGAGGAAGGGGAGTCACGTAACGAATCGCTTGCGCGTCGCTACATTGCTGCGGTGGGTGGCTCAAGTAACCTGACAAACATTGATGCCTGCATTACGCGTTTACGTCTTTCAGTGGTTGATACCGACAAAGTGAATGATGCTTTGGCAAAAAAACTAGGGGCTTCGGGCGTTTTGCACCTTAACAAACAGAGTGTACAAATTGTCGTGGGGACCCAAGCGGAAGCTATTGCTGACGCGATGAAAGCGGTGAGTAAAAAAGGCCCAATTGGCGCGGTTTTACCGACGCAAACCGTTTCATCTAAGGTCGAAGAAGTTGTCGTGCCTGAAATGACAATCAACTCTCAGCTGCCAGCGCTAGCGACCTTAGTTGCCCCAGTTAGCGGTGAGATCGTCATGCTGGAACAGGTTCCTGATGCCGCTTTCTCATCCAAAGCGGTTGGTGACGGCGTCGCGATTAATCCAACGGATGAGCTGGTGGTGGCCCCCTTATCAGGAACCATTGTTAAAATTTTTGCCACAAATCACGCCTTTTGTCTCGAGTCAGAGGAAGGAATAGAAATCATCGTACATATGGGAATAGATACGGTAGCTCTTAAGGGAAAAGGATTTGAGCGGTTAGTGGAAGAGGGCGCTGAAGTCGTGCAAGGTCAACCGATTTTAAAAATGGACCTCGCTTTTCTCACTGAGCACGCTCCTTCAATGATTAGTCCAATTGTGGTCAGTAATAGCGAAGACTATGCTCACCTTACGTTAAAAGCAGAAAAACAGGTAGTCGCTGGACAAACGCCCTTGTTAGCGATTACAAAATAG
- the glnS gene encoding glutamine--tRNA ligase: protein MSEAEARPTNFIRQIIDEDLASGKHNQVHTRFPPEPNGYLHIGHAKSICLNFGIAQDYQGQCNLRFDDTNPVKEDVEFIESIKRDVEWLGFTWQGEPRYSSDYFDRLYGYAVELINKGLAYVDELTPEQIREYRGSLTSPGKNSPYRERSIEENLALFEKMRAGDFAEGTACLRAKIDMASNFIVMRDPVLYRIKFAEHHQTGNKWCIYPMYDFTHCISDAIEGITHSLCTLEFQDNRRLYDWVLDNITIEARPRQYEFSRLNLEYAVMSKRKLTQLVSEKVVEGWDDPRMLTVSGLRRRGYTAASLREFCKRIGVTKQDNIVEMASLESCIRDDLNENAPRAMAVLDPVKMVIDNLPEDFQQTLTVSEHPNRNDMGSREVTFSREIWIDRADFREEANKHYKRLVLGKEVRLRNAYVVKAERIEKDEQGEITAIHCTCDLETLGKDPADGRKVKGVIHWVSAVTGLPAEFRLYDRLFSVPNPAAEDDFLTAINPESLAIRQGFVEQSLATAQASKPYQFEREGYFCADSKYSTADNLVFNRTVGLRDTWQKTA from the coding sequence ATGAGTGAGGCTGAAGCCCGCCCAACCAACTTTATTCGTCAGATCATTGATGAAGATCTGGCGAGTGGCAAACATAACCAAGTTCATACTCGTTTTCCCCCTGAACCTAATGGTTATCTCCATATCGGCCATGCGAAGTCTATTTGCTTAAATTTCGGTATCGCTCAGGATTATCAAGGGCAGTGTAATTTACGCTTCGATGATACCAATCCAGTTAAAGAAGATGTGGAATTTATCGAGTCGATCAAGCGTGACGTCGAGTGGCTTGGATTTACCTGGCAGGGTGAACCTCGCTATTCCTCAGACTATTTCGATCGTTTGTATGGCTACGCGGTAGAGCTCATCAATAAAGGATTAGCTTATGTGGATGAGCTAACCCCTGAGCAAATTCGTGAATATCGCGGGTCATTGACCTCGCCAGGTAAAAATAGTCCTTACCGCGAGCGTAGTATCGAAGAAAACTTAGCACTCTTTGAAAAAATGCGTGCGGGTGATTTCGCTGAAGGGACGGCTTGTCTTCGCGCTAAAATCGATATGGCCTCTAACTTTATTGTGATGCGGGATCCAGTACTGTATCGAATCAAATTTGCTGAGCACCACCAAACCGGTAATAAGTGGTGTATCTACCCGATGTATGACTTTACTCATTGCATTTCAGATGCGATTGAAGGCATTACACACTCGCTTTGTACACTTGAATTCCAAGACAACCGTCGTCTTTATGATTGGGTGTTGGATAACATCACTATCGAAGCTCGCCCACGCCAATACGAATTTTCGCGCCTTAATTTGGAATATGCGGTGATGTCTAAGCGTAAGCTGACGCAACTGGTTTCCGAAAAAGTGGTTGAGGGCTGGGACGATCCTCGTATGTTAACGGTTTCTGGTTTACGTCGTCGCGGTTACACAGCTGCATCACTACGCGAATTTTGTAAGCGTATCGGTGTGACGAAACAAGATAACATCGTCGAAATGGCTTCTTTAGAATCTTGTATTCGTGATGACTTAAATGAAAATGCGCCGCGAGCGATGGCGGTATTAGATCCGGTAAAAATGGTCATTGATAATTTACCTGAAGATTTTCAACAGACATTGACTGTTTCTGAGCACCCGAACCGTAACGATATGGGGTCACGTGAGGTCACCTTCAGTCGCGAAATTTGGATCGATCGTGCAGATTTCCGTGAAGAAGCAAACAAACACTACAAACGTCTGGTCTTGGGCAAAGAAGTTCGCCTGCGTAATGCTTATGTGGTGAAGGCCGAGCGTATCGAAAAAGATGAGCAAGGTGAAATCACGGCGATTCACTGTACCTGCGATCTCGAGACGTTAGGTAAAGACCCAGCAGATGGACGCAAAGTTAAAGGCGTTATTCATTGGGTATCAGCCGTGACCGGATTACCGGCAGAATTTAGATTATACGACCGTTTATTTAGCGTACCGAATCCTGCGGCGGAAGACGATTTCCTCACGGCGATCAATCCAGAATCATTAGCAATTCGTCAGGGGTTTGTCGAGCAAAGTCTCGCGACAGCTCAAGCGAGTAAACCTTATCAGTTTGAGCGTGAAGGCTACTTCTGCGCTGACAGTAAGTATTCAACGGCTGATAATTTAGTTTTTAATCGCACTGTTGGATTACGCGATACTTGGCAGAAGACTGCTTAA
- the fur gene encoding ferric iron uptake transcriptional regulator: protein MTDNNSALKKAGLKVTLPRLKILEVLQEPECHHVSAEDLYKRLIDMGEEIGLATVYRVLNQFDDAGIVTRHNFEGGKSVFELTQQQHHDHLICLDCGRVIEFSDEFIETRQRDIAKRFGIKLTNHSLYLYGHCTDGDCRKDDTLHEER, encoded by the coding sequence ATGACTGATAACAACTCTGCACTGAAAAAAGCTGGTCTGAAGGTCACGCTACCAAGATTAAAAATTTTGGAAGTGCTTCAAGAACCAGAATGTCACCACGTCAGTGCGGAAGATTTGTATAAGCGGCTTATTGATATGGGTGAAGAAATTGGTTTAGCGACCGTTTATCGCGTCCTTAACCAATTTGATGATGCAGGCATCGTTACCCGCCACAATTTCGAAGGTGGAAAATCAGTTTTCGAATTGACCCAGCAGCAGCATCACGATCATTTGATCTGCTTAGACTGTGGTCGTGTCATTGAGTTTTCAGACGAATTTATTGAGACTCGTCAACGCGATATCGCGAAGCGCTTTGGTATTAAATTAACTAACCATAGCTTATATCTTTACGGTCACTGCACCGATGGCGATTGTCGAAAAGACGATACGCTACATGAAGAGCGTTAA
- the fldA gene encoding flavodoxin FldA has protein sequence MAIVGIFFGSDTGNTENISKMIQKQLGKEVADVHDIAKCAKEDLEAYDIMLLGIPTWYYGEAQCDWDDFFPTLEEIDFSGKLVALFGCGDQEDYSEYFCDALGTIRDIIEPKGAVIVGHWPTEGYHFEESKGLADDKHFLGLAIDEDRQPELTNERVTSWVQQISDEMQLKEILNA, from the coding sequence ATGGCAATCGTAGGCATCTTTTTCGGTAGTGATACCGGCAATACTGAAAATATCTCAAAAATGATTCAGAAGCAGCTTGGAAAAGAGGTTGCGGACGTTCACGATATTGCAAAATGTGCCAAAGAGGATCTTGAAGCTTATGATATAATGCTGCTAGGTATCCCTACTTGGTATTACGGTGAAGCCCAATGTGATTGGGATGATTTCTTCCCAACGTTAGAAGAAATTGATTTTTCCGGCAAATTAGTTGCACTATTTGGTTGCGGCGACCAAGAAGATTATTCTGAATACTTTTGTGATGCCTTAGGAACAATTCGAGATATTATTGAACCTAAAGGTGCGGTCATTGTTGGGCACTGGCCAACTGAAGGCTATCATTTCGAAGAGTCGAAAGGACTCGCCGACGATAAACACTTCTTAGGCTTGGCTATCGATGAAGATCGTCAACCCGAACTCACGAATGAACGTGTAACAAGCTGGGTGCAGCAGATTTCAGATGAGATGCAGCTAAAAGAAATCCTTAATGCTTGA